CGTCGAAGGTGATATCCGCCACCTCGACTACCGGCCTTCCGGCATGATCGTGCTCAACTTCACGCTGCAGTTTCTACCGCCCACGGATCGCGACGACGTCATCGCCAGTCTTTATGCCGCCCTCGAACCCGGTGGCGTGCTGGTGCTCTCCGAGAAGATCGTCGCTCCCGACGAGGAGGAGAATGCCTGGCTCGTCGAGCGCTACCATGACTTCAAGCGTGCCAACGGCTACAGCGACATGGAGATCAGCCAGAAGCGCACGGCACTGGAGAACGTGCTGATGCCCGACACCCTGAAGGCGCACCGGGCGCGGCTCGCCAGGGCCGGCTTCCAGCGCAGCCATGTCTGGTTCCAGTACCTCAATTTTGCCTCGCTGATCGCCTTCAAAACCTGACGTCTGGAATCGCCATGTCCGTGCTGCTCATCCTGGCCCTCGGCCTGGCCCTGCTCCTCTATCTGGGCACAGCCTGGTGGCACTCGCGAAAGCCGCTGCCGTCGGGGCTGCATCTCGACGGGGCGTGGCGGCAGGCCAATAACCTCGCACTGCTGTTCGACGAGAGCTATCTCGACAGCAGCGGCACGCGGTGCTGCCGCCAATCGATATTCGACGAAATATTTCGGTTGATCGCCCAGGCCAGGCGATTGGTGGTAATCGACATCTTTCAGTTCAACGACCCGGCCGATGAGCGTGTCGACTGCCACCGCCAGATCTCCATCGAGCTGCGCGATGCCCTGCTTGCACGCAAGCGTGACTGCCCTGGGATCGAGATCGTAGTGATCACGGATGCCATCAACAGCGTCTATGGCGGACGCCATGCCACTCACCTCGACGATCTGTGCAAGGCCGGTGTCCATGTGGTGGTGAGCGACAGACTTGCCGGGCGCGACGCCAACCCGAGCTGGACGGCATTGTGGCGGCTACTGATCCGCCCCTTCGGCAACTCGCCGCAAGGTGCCTGGCTGGTCAATCCGCTGGGGCCGGGCAAGGTGACGCTGCGAAGCTATCTCGCCGCGCTCAACTTCAGTGCCAATCACCGTAAGACGCTGGTCGTCGACCAAGGCGATGAGTGGACCGCCGTGGTCAGCTCGGCCAATGCCGATGACGGCAGCAGCGCCTATCGCGACGTCGCCCTGCGCTTTTCCGGAGACGCGGTGCTGGAACTGCTCGCCTCGGAGCTCGAGATCGCCGCGCTCTCGGGTCTTGCACGACCTCCTGTCTCCTTTCCAATACCCCCCGCCGGCAATGCGAAGTTCCTCGCCGACGCCCCCCGGCTGCGAGTGATCAGCGAAGGGGCAATAAGCAACGCACTGCTGAGCGCCATCGCCGAGGCGAGGCCAGACGAGCGTATCGACCTCGAAGTGCTCTATCTCTCGCACCGCCGCGTCATCGCCGCCCTGCGCGAGGCGCGAAAGCGCGGCGTGACGATCCGCGTATTACTCGACCCCAATGACAGCGCTTTCGGCCGCGAAAGCGCGGGCATGCCCAACCAGCAGGCTGCAGGAGATCTAGTGCGTGCCGGCATCACGGTGCGCTGGAGCGACACTCACGGCGAGCAAGCGCACAGCAAGCTGCTGCTGCGCAGCGGCGGCTCCCGCCCGGCACTGCTGCTGCTCGGCTCGGCCAACTACACCCGCCGCAGCCTCGACGATCTCAACTTCGAGGTCGATGTCGAGCTCGTCGCCCCTGCCGATCATCCGGTCATCGCCAAGGCCCAGGCCGCTTTCGAACGCCACTGGTACAATCTCGATGGCGAACGCCATAGCGTCGAATATGGCGCTTACGCCGACAGCTCGAGGCTGCGCTACTGGCGCTATCGCGCCATGGAAGCCAGCGGCTGGTCCACCTTCTGATGCAAGGATTTTCAGATGCAGCACCCGCACCGCGACCTCTACCGCGCCTTTATCGACCAGGGCCTGGAACACTGGCTCGCCCGGCTTCCCGAGCAGCTGGCTCGGGGGCTCGACCGCAAGCGACACGGTGACCTGCCCGCCTGGGAGAAGGCCGTGGCCAAGCTGCCCACCCTGCCCGAGCAGCGCCAGGTTAGCTTGGAAGAGGATTGCGTCACGGTAAAGCTCGCCCTGAGCGATGCCCAGCGACGCCAGTGCGACAACCTGCTGCGCAAGCTCGCGCCATGGCGCAAGGGCCCCTATTCGCTGGGCGGTATCCATATCGACACCGAGTGGCGCTCGGACTGGAAATGGCAGCGCGTCGCACCGCACTTCACGCCGCTCGCCGGACGACGCGTGCTCGACGTCGGCGGCGGCAGCGGTTATCACGCCTGGCGCATGACCGGGGCCGGGGCCAGCTTCGTGCTGGTGATCGATCCCTCGCCGCGCTTCTACTATCAGTTTCAGGCGGTGCGCCACTTCATCGGCGATGCCGATGGCGGTCGTACCCACTTCCTGCCGGTGGGCATCGAGGACGTTCCCGAACGACTCGCCTTCTTCGACAGCGTCTTCTCGATGGGCGTGCTCTACCACCGCGCATCGCCGCTTGAGCATCTCGTTCAGCTCAAGGAGGCACTGCGACCTGGCGGCGAGCTGGTGCTCGAGACGCTGGTGGTCGAGGGCAACGAGAGCACGGTCTTCATGCCCGGCGAGCGCTACGCAGCGATGCCCAACGTCTACTTCCTGCCCTCCTCCCGCGCCCTGCGCCACTGGCTCGAACGCTGTGGTTTTCGCGACGTGCGCATCGTCGACGAGGCGCTAACCACGCTCGACGAGCAGCGCTCCACCGAGTGGATGTCCTTTCAGTCGCTGGCCGACTTCCTCGACCCAGCCGATCACAGCAAGACCATCGAAGGCTACCCGGCGCCAAGGCGTGCGGTGCTGATTGCCAGCAAG
This DNA window, taken from Halomonas sp. TA22, encodes the following:
- the cmoA gene encoding carboxy-S-adenosyl-L-methionine synthase CmoA; its protein translation is MSNASYRDAIFSTPLDRVARFSFDEQVVACFPDMIRRSVPGYGQILGMLGVIAARHLRHGAHVYDLGCSLGAVGLALAGRLSPQAFSLTGVDLSPAMVERARQTLSSEYPDHAMEIVEGDIRHLDYRPSGMIVLNFTLQFLPPTDRDDVIASLYAALEPGGVLVLSEKIVAPDEEENAWLVERYHDFKRANGYSDMEISQKRTALENVLMPDTLKAHRARLARAGFQRSHVWFQYLNFASLIAFKT
- the cmoB gene encoding tRNA 5-methoxyuridine(34)/uridine 5-oxyacetic acid(34) synthase CmoB, whose protein sequence is MQHPHRDLYRAFIDQGLEHWLARLPEQLARGLDRKRHGDLPAWEKAVAKLPTLPEQRQVSLEEDCVTVKLALSDAQRRQCDNLLRKLAPWRKGPYSLGGIHIDTEWRSDWKWQRVAPHFTPLAGRRVLDVGGGSGYHAWRMTGAGASFVLVIDPSPRFYYQFQAVRHFIGDADGGRTHFLPVGIEDVPERLAFFDSVFSMGVLYHRASPLEHLVQLKEALRPGGELVLETLVVEGNESTVFMPGERYAAMPNVYFLPSSRALRHWLERCGFRDVRIVDEALTTLDEQRSTEWMSFQSLADFLDPADHSKTIEGYPAPRRAVLIASKPD
- a CDS encoding phospholipase D-like domain-containing protein, with amino-acid sequence MSVLLILALGLALLLYLGTAWWHSRKPLPSGLHLDGAWRQANNLALLFDESYLDSSGTRCCRQSIFDEIFRLIAQARRLVVIDIFQFNDPADERVDCHRQISIELRDALLARKRDCPGIEIVVITDAINSVYGGRHATHLDDLCKAGVHVVVSDRLAGRDANPSWTALWRLLIRPFGNSPQGAWLVNPLGPGKVTLRSYLAALNFSANHRKTLVVDQGDEWTAVVSSANADDGSSAYRDVALRFSGDAVLELLASELEIAALSGLARPPVSFPIPPAGNAKFLADAPRLRVISEGAISNALLSAIAEARPDERIDLEVLYLSHRRVIAALREARKRGVTIRVLLDPNDSAFGRESAGMPNQQAAGDLVRAGITVRWSDTHGEQAHSKLLLRSGGSRPALLLLGSANYTRRSLDDLNFEVDVELVAPADHPVIAKAQAAFERHWYNLDGERHSVEYGAYADSSRLRYWRYRAMEASGWSTF